The genomic segment TTTTATGTGCGGTAGGTGTCTCCTGCACTCTGCCAATTCGTGGTGATTAAAGCTAGAGATAATTATATGCTCCAGCTTAACACCGTTGTTCCGGCCAAAGGCCGTCAGTGTTTTGCTAAGCAAATCGGCGCCCCCGGCATTTTTAAGCTCTATGTTCAACAGGCATTTATCCTGCACCAGGCTTAGCAGTTCGTCCAAATCCGCCAAGGGCTCACCGTTGCTCTGCCGAATCGCCTCCAGATCGCCCCTGGAGAGGGCTTGCAAGCTTTGCTGAGCACCCTGCCAATGACGGTCGTGAGTCATCCAAAAGCGGCCGTGGAAATACCACAGGTCAATTTCAATCCCCTCGACGCCGAGCTCGAGAGCCGC from the Gilvimarinus sp. DA14 genome contains:
- a CDS encoding glycerophosphodiester phosphodiesterase, giving the protein MLCIAHRGHTGPGRPENSLAAVKAALELGVEGIEIDLWYFHGRFWMTHDRHWQGAQQSLQALSRGDLEAIRQSNGEPLADLDELLSLVQDKCLLNIELKNAGGADLLSKTLTAFGRNNGVKLEHIIISSFNHHELAECRRHLPHIKLGVLLASLPLSYAACAEPLQPYSVNTSINLLSRELTQDIHRRGYQHWVYTANTEEDWRQLEALGVDGCFTDKAAQLRKYLNAKSL